A section of the Pochonia chlamydosporia 170 chromosome 2, whole genome shotgun sequence genome encodes:
- a CDS encoding C6 finger domain-containing protein (similar to Metarhizium robertsii ARSEF 23 XP_011410989.1), translated as MSVNSTTASLQHHADHHGPATGLSWGQISIVAFICYVTLCSYLRFHRINQIRQRFPYPDRASLANMTNEDAQIIVQNTSSYEFPYFYDLSQRYALFRTYAVENIAKLLVSVSDLNRPDHAAKRYEDTEIIFVCFANYAPTSSMLRKAVARMNYLHAPYIKSGRILNKDLLYVLYTAMSEPERFMRLYEWRPLLEMEVAAVAQVWKYVGDLMEIDYEAELGKSQWKDGIEFLEDVTHWALKYEDEYMRPMDEVEQLGAVLMDLLLSAYPKALRPLGYQIVMVLMGAKMRYAFRFPEPSVAVSALTYTLLLLRKLFLRYLALPRFSPASFVTEPDAKTGRMYHNHYLKEPWYTPATFWWRWGPTAWATWMTGGIVPGDSAELKPEGFLWQDIGPRNKMSKGVEEAATLEEAVRQRATGKCPFAVPSKS; from the exons ATGAGTGTGAATTCGACGACAGCAAGCCTGCAGCATCATGCTGACCATCATGGGCCTGCGACCGGTCTTTCATGGGGTCAAATTTCCATCGTCGCCTTCATCTGCTATGTCACCCTTTGCTCGTACCTTCGTTTCCATCGCATCAACCAGATTCGCCAACGATTTCCCTACCCAGACCGTGCGTCTCTGGCAAATATGACAAATGAGGATGCTCAGATTATTGTGCAAAATACCAGTTCCTATGAGTTTCCCTACTTTTACGACCTCTCCCAGCGATATGCGCTGTTCAGA ACTTATGCCGTGGAAAATATAGCAAAACTGCTTGTTTCGGTGAGTGATTTGAACAGGCCTGATCACGCTGCAAAACG ATACGAGGATACCGAAATCATATTTGTCTG CTTCGCAAACTATGCTCCCACTTCCTCAATGCTCCGCAAGGCAGTGGCACGGATGAATTACCTGCACGCCCCATACATTAAGTCCGGAAGGATCCTTAATAAAGACCTCCTTTACGTCCTTTACACTGCTATGTCTGAGCCTGAAAGATTTATGCGTTTGTACGAATGGAGACCTCTTCTGGAGATGGAAGTCGCCGCAGTGGCGCAAGTTTGGAAATATGTAGGCGACTTGATGGAGATTGACTACGAAGCGGAACTCGGTAAGAGCCAGTGGAAAGATGGGATTGAGTTTCTGGAAGACGTTACGCACTGGGCACTCAAATACGAAGACGAATACATGCGGCCCATGGACGAAGTAGAGCAACTTGGAGCCGTGTTGATGGACTTGCTGCTATCAGCTTACCCTAAAGCTCTGCGGCCGCTGGGATATCAGATCGTGATGGTATTGATGGGCGCAAAAATGCGCTACGCTTTCCG ATTTCCTGAACCCAGCGTCGCTGTATCCGCCCTGACTTACACGCTACTGCTCCTACGCAAACTATTCCTTCGATATCTCGCATTGCCGAGATTCTCACCCGCCTCGTTTGTCACTGAACCGGACGCCAAAACAGGACGCATGTACCACAATCATTATCTAAAAGAGCCGTGGTATACACCCGCCACGTTTTGGTGGCGATGGGGACCTACCGCTTGGGCTACGTGGATGACGGGCGGCATAGTTCCAGGCGACAGCGCTGAATTAAAGCCCGAGGGCTTTTTGTGGCAGGATATTGGGCCCCGGAATAAGATGAGTAAAGGCGTTGAAGAGGCAGCGACACTGGAAGAAGCTGTTCGCCAGCGAGCGACTGGGAAATGTCCTTTTGCTGTGCCATCAAAGTCTTGA
- a CDS encoding 3-isopropylmalate dehydrogenase (similar to Aspergillus terreus NIH2624 XP_001214394.1) yields MSEHNIVVFGGDHCGPEVVSEGVKILKTIEQHRPNAGKFVLNEQLLGGCSIDATGSPLTDEALNAANSADAVLLGAIGGPKWGTGAVRPEQGLLKLRKEMGTYGNLRPCFFASEALVDSSPLKAEVCRGTDFVIVRELTGGIYFGERKEDDGSGTAWDSEPYSRPEIERVARLAGFLARGRGDKTVWSLDKANVLATSRLWRKVMTETFEKEFPDLKVEHQLIDSAAMILVKNPRGLNGVVVTSNLFGDIISDEASVIPGSIGLLPSASLSGIPDGKGKCNGIYEPIHGSAPDISGKGIVNPIGTILSVAMMLRYSLNLPEEAKAVEAAVKAAIDGGLRTKDMGGNANTKEVGDEVAKQLAAILAKA; encoded by the exons ATGTCCGAGCATAATATTGTGGTCTTTGGTGGCGACCATTGTGGTCCGGAG GTCGTCAGCGAAGGTGTCAAG ATTCTCAAAACAATTGAGCAGCACAGACCGAACGCTGGCAAATTTGTGCTCAATGAGCAATTGCTGGGAGGT TGTTCCATAGACGCCACAGGCAGCCCGTTGACGGACGAAGCCCTCAACGCTGCCAACTCTGCCGACGCAGTTCTTCTGGGTGCAATTGGTGGTCCCAAATGGGGCACCGGCGCGGTTCGACCGGAACAGGGCCTCTTGAAGCTACGTAAGGAGATGGGAACATATGGAAACTTGCGGCCCTGTTTCTTCGCTTCTGAGGCGCTCGTCGACTCGTCCCCCCTCAAGGCCGAGGTCTGCCGAGGCACAGACTTTGTCATTGTTCGCGAATTGACTGGCGGCATCTATTTTGGTGAACgcaaggaagatgatggatcTGGTACTGCTTGGGATTCTGAGCCTTACTCCCGACCTGAAATCGAGCGTGTGGCTCGTCTGGCTGGGTTTTTGGCACGCGGCCGTGGAGACAAGACTGTGTGGTCCCttgacaaggccaatgtGCTTGCGACGAGTCGTCTTTGGAGAAAGGTCATGACGGAAACATTTGAGAAGGAGTTCCCTGACCTCAAAGTTGAGCACCAACTAATTGACAGCGCGGCCATGATCTTGGTCAAGAACCCGCGGGGATTAAACGGAGTTGTGGTTACCAGCAATCTCTTTGGAGATATCATCAGCGACGAGGCCAGCGTTATTCCTGGCAGCATCGGCCTATTACCCAGCGCAAGCTTAAGTGGCATCCCGGACGGCAAGGGTAAATGCAATGGCATCTACGAGCCTATTCATG GCTCAGCCCCCGATATTTCTGGCAAAGGCATTGTCAACCCCATTGGAACCATCCTGTCAgtggccatgatgctgcGATATTCGTTGAACCTGCCTGAGGAAgccaaggctgttgaagctgctgtTAAAGCTGCCATTGACGGAGGTCTCCGGACCAAGGACATGGGTGGTaatgccaacaccaaagaGGTTGGCGACGAGGTGGCTAAGCAGCTGGCGGCCATTTTGGCCAAGGCTTAG
- a CDS encoding PHD finger domain-containing protein (similar to Metarhizium robertsii ARSEF 23 XP_007823253.1): protein MSEDYLAASFGEPNAQPPTPKQTPTTATFPSPIFETPKHYQGSFSEAGGLTPRFAEEYSVFNATPGNLRGTQGPFPDLISATSASSSVGHKRLLSAEGLAVEIAAHVNHFSPNPSAALPPVAPAHRLPSSPNPSAATSFNPQLSPRLSKTPTSLSKKARRGSITEEEPTQVISPPPTARKGERKLAPKVNMQNDQSFGHPDFHDPSQQEMAVLMGSATDMFGYPMSAPAVTQSNFWDPSMSVNMDLDFTASANMFQPPTPSHRHTGSFDWNSDIQLFQDTSAPPSSNQENLQPVRQERTLAPKPPASTAVCTSATDPSLSTSFAPMLDDPFNMVNSGNGVDPGLLFSRPQSASMDAEFSTMVQSGSAEAAIVQSGKAQVGDVRRSGVVRDGKKAIKGPDRATASSPVKASGRPGLGRSVSENRGRKGARRGSLPVLAPAARPASGSGITASKSTSRLPGRISPLKTQQRLSSLASIPETSPQARQRASIRFSIDAHGRATVETTMLGGGGTSMTRSQSSQDLSTRRSWSSAEDDSDTDDEPIIIPSRTSSFNASFALPDPRKPVGSIFHSSRRSVSDRSNSNSANEGESEAETVVNEKPGKVGDAASELRKVVQDRQKRSLQVGSSRSSQRTLNTNLRNFPGGIISPTSLTESSYGPDTYNVRCVCNISKADESDGFMVQW, encoded by the exons ATGAGCGAGGATTATCTGGCCGCAAG CTTTGGAGAACCAAACGCTCAGCCGCCCACGCCGAAGCAAACCCCAACAACTGCCACCTTTCCGAGTCCCATATTCGAAACGCCGAAACACTATCAAGGCTCTTTTTCAGAAGCCGGTGGCTTGACTCCTCGGTTTGCCGAAGAGTACTCCGTCTTCAACGCAACTCCAGGCAACCTACGTGGTACCCAAGGTCCTTTCCCAGACCTTATATCTGCCACATCGGCGAGCTCTTCTGTTGGTCATAAGCGGTTGTTGTCTGCTGAGGGCCTAGCTGTTGAAATCGCCGCGCATGTAAACCACTTCTCCCCAAACCCAAGCGCCGCTTTGCCTCCTGTTGCTCCAGCCCACCGTTTACCGTCGTCTCCAAACCCATCCGCTGCTACCAGCTTCAACCCTCAGCTCAGTCCCCGTCTATCCAAGACCCCGACCTCATTATCCAAGAAAGCTCGACGGGGTTCTATCACCGAAGAGGAGCCGACCCAGGTTATTTCACCGCCGCCCACGGCACGAAAGGGAGAGCGAAAGCTCGCCCCAAAGGTCAATATGCAAAATGACCAAAGCTTCGGCCATCCGGACTTCCATGATCCATCGCAACAGGAAATGGCGGTATTGATGGGAAGTGCTACCGACATGTTCGGCTATCCGATGTCTGCTCCAGCCGTTACACAATCCAACTTTTGGGACCCATCTATGTCTGTGAATATGGATCTGGACTTCACAGCAAGTGCTAATATGTTCCAACCTCCTACGCCTTCTCACCGCCATACAGGCTCTTTTGATTGGAACAGCGATATTCAGCTTTTCCAGGATACCAGCGCTCCGCCCTCGTCAAATCAAGAAAATTTACAGCCCGTTAGACAAGAGAGAACACTGgctccaaaaccaccagcaTCTACTGCTGTATGCACCAGCGCTACCGACCCTTCGTTGTCGACATCTTTTGCCCCTATGTTGGATGACCCGTTTAACATGGTAAATTCCGGCAATGGTGTTGACCCAGGCTTACTTTTCAGTCGACCGCAGAGCGCCTCCATGGATGCTGAATTCAGTACTATGGTTCAATCTGGATCTGCAGAGGCAGCAATTGTCCAATCGGGTAAGGCCCAAGTAGGAGATGTTCGCAGGTCAGGCGTTGTCAGAGACGGAAAGAAGGCCATCAAGGGACCAGACCGAGCAACGGCAAGCTCTCCAGTAAAGGCATCGGGCAGGCCAGGACTTGGTCGAAGCGTTAGTGAGAATCGAGGAAGGAAAGGCGCGAGACGAGGCTCGCTTCCGGTGTTGGCTCCTGCAGCGAGGCCAGCCTCTGGGTCAGGAATCACAGCCAGCAAATCTACATCTCGTCTGCCAGGCAGGATATCGCCGCTCAAGACACAGCAGCGGTTATCGAGTCTAGCATCCATCCCAGAGACATCGCCGCAGGCCAGACAACGCGCCTCTATCAGGTTCTCCATTGATGCACACGGGCGAGCGACAGTCGAAACCACAATGCTAGGAGGTGGCGGTACCTCGATGACTCGAAGTCAAAGTTCTCAGGACCTGTCAACACGTCGAAGCTGGTCATCGGCGGAAGATGATTCTGATACTGATGATGAACCCATAATAATCCCCAGCCGGACCAGCTCTTTCAATGCGTCGTTCGCTCTCCCGGATCCCCGGAAGCCAGTAGGGTCAATTTTCCACTCCTCGAGGCGAAGCGTCAgcgacagaagcaatagcAACTCGGCCAACGAGGGGGAGAGCGAAGCAGAGACGGTGGTTAATGAGAAACCCGGCAAGGTCGGAGATGCGGCTAGCGAATTGAGAAAAGTTGTCCAGGATCGACAGAAGCGCTCTCTCCAGGTCGGATCCAGTCGATCGTCACAGCGGACCTTGAACACCAATCTTCGCAACTTTCCTGGAGGTATTATTTCACCAACCAGCCTGACTGAGTCAAGCTACGGGCCGGATACCTATAACGTCCGATGCGTATGCAACATCAGCAAGGCAGACGAGAGTGATGGCTTCATGGTTCAATGGTAG
- a CDS encoding stm1 domain-containing protein, with amino-acid sequence MSQVASQNRFAFLGNDDSGEDKPIAPVKTVDKATARTTKRNVEPQAPAAPTRGTGNRRGGPRGNEGAFRDRGAGSDRNHARSTDEASRDGPRGGYGARVRGGRGSRRPRENDDRHTSRTGVHPGSEKQAAQSWGANEGEAELKDEQAGEAIAQSEKKDALAEDAAGEEPAEPEDKSVSYADYLAQQAEKKLSLEGGFKVREANEGSKLDKKWAGAKALEKAEDEDFISGSHGKKQRERERKVKQTIDFDPRFVEPERTRGAPRGRGGRGGRGGERGGDRGRGGNFRGGRGGAANINTKDESAFPSLGK; translated from the exons atgTCCCAGGTCGCTTCTCAG AACCGTTTCGCCTTCCTTG GCAACGACGACTCTGGCGAGGACAAGCCAATTGCCCCCGTCAAGACCGTCGACAAGGCCACCGCCCGTACCACTAAGCGCAACGTTGAGCCCCAGGCTCCCGCTGCTCCTACTCGCGGCACTGGCAACCGCCGCGGAGGTCCCCGTGGAAATGAGGGTG CTTTCCGCGACCGTGGTGCCGGCAGCGACAGAAACCACGCTCGCTCCACCGACGAGGCCTCTAGAGATGGCCCCCGTGGTGGCTACGGTGCTCGTGTCCGTGGCG GCCGCGGCTCTCGTCGCCCCCGTGAGAACGATGACCGCCACACCTCTCGCACTGGTGTCCACCC TGGCTCCGAGAAGCAGGCTGCCCAGTCCTGGGGCGCCAATGAAGGCGAGGCTGAGCTGAAGGATGAGCAGGCTGGCGAGGCCATTGCCCAatctgagaagaaggatgcccTTGCCGAGGATGCCGCTGGCGAAGAGCCCGCTGAGCCTGAGGACAAGAGCGTCTCCTACGCCGACTACCTCGCCCAGCaggccgagaagaagctcagcCTTGAGGGCGGCTTCAAGGTCCGTGAGGCCAACGAGGGCAGCAAGCTCGACAAGAAGTGGGCTGGCGCCAAGGCCCTCGAGAaggccgaggacgaggacttCATCTCCGGTAGCCACGGCAAGAAGCAGCGTGAGCGTGAGCGCAAGGTCAAGCAGACCATCGACTTCGACCCTCGCTTCGTCGAGCCTGAGCGCACACGCGGTGCTCCCCGTGGCCGCGGCGGCCGTGGTGGACGTGGTGGTGAGCGTGGCGGCGATCGTGGCCGTGGAGGCAACTTCCGCGGTGGACGAGGTGGTGCCGCtaacatcaacaccaaggaCGAGTCTGCCTTCCCCAGCCTCGGCAAATAA
- a CDS encoding erythromycin esterase (similar to Metarhizium acridum CQMa 102 XP_007814604.1), which produces MESPLPEPSTPASSALKPPRSEMHPSKYHSSTGAPSSALRLGFSDIPTEPSSHGGQGQEATPSRAGRVPSSNFTFRIARESADTELSGEAQRMLNEIRDQAAKIKAELVAQREAEGGGNVVDRTFAKPKGKVGRYSAAHMAEFKKMDSIQNHASAWRAQEGRFTPVKSLKRTPSKANLDGTPTSQRSIGIQPSPAKAGPDEMVNARPRTNLKRKSSAANLDNDSHVAPKRHNGNATPGKFSTAAREPTVSTAKRMRQRHEDDAATTRPKPAEPSRPKASSIFSRLATPKKAAVAPSPVAAKSAQKPTVSLVQPPPKSSFDTLSKSGSVSSLTSSASKASDLRRRIISPRSFSKVKSILRGSKNTPEQGMSAIPHPQISQTPGPPRVNKELPPVPLTTPRRKLTKRVTFTPEVVTAVNAQNSPSPQRPSGFKLRPALKTIETHYPALDEVLTDSTASHSLYPDLSPLKHLVDFQSRRAISGSPSMPGTFTFRSDHTIKFGDAASTGFGASPGQSSVRHVSGPAVSSNMPGSFPVPPSPSSHPNKENKAPSPIKLLSGTAHGMQNKKRHRATADEDDFDAERAAKKRRNENVPEGQALLAPRLIKAASANATKTNRLTKTPGKTATSRTPGATPVRAPVSATPTKKAGGLSISRLNMLARPKSRV; this is translated from the coding sequence ATGGAATCCCCATTGCCAGAACCGAGCACTCCCGCTTCGTCGGCTCTGAAACCTCCTCGCAGCGAAATGCACCCCAGCAAATATCATTCGAGCACTGGTGCCCCCTCATCAGCTCTTAGGCTGGGTTTCTCTGATATTCCAACTGAACCATCTTCCCACGGCGGTCAGGGTCAGGAGGCAACCCCGAGCAGAGCTGGTCGTGTTCCCTCGTCCAACTTCACCTTCCGGATTGCCCGTGAGTCGGCTGACACGGAGTTGAGCGGCGAAGCACAGCGTATGCTGAACGAGATACGTGACCAGGCTGCCAAAATTAAGGCTGAGCTTGTTGCGCAGAGAGAGGCAGAGGGTGGCGGCAATGTTGTTGACAGAACCTTTGCGAAGCCGAAGGGTAAGGTCGGCCGCTATAGCGCTGCTCACATGGCTGAGTTTAAGAAGATGGATTCTATTCAAAATCATGCGTCTGCATGGAGAGCCCAAGAAGGTCGTTTCACGCCCGTTAAGTCGCTAAAGCGCACACCGTCGAAAGCCAATCTGGATGGTACGCCGACTTCCCAGAGAAGCATTGGCATTCAGCCATCTCCTGCCAAGGCCGGTCCTGATGAGATGGTGAATGCACGACCTAGGACAAACCTCAAACGAAAGTCATCTGCCGCCAACCTGGACAATGACAGTCATGTAGCCCCGAAGAGGCACAACGGGAACGCAACTCCCGGCAAGTTTTCGACAGCTGCTCGAGAGCCAACTGTATCTACCGCAAAGAGGATGAGGCAGCGCCACGAAGATGACGCAGCTACAACACGCCCTAAGCCTGCCGAGCCTTCACGACCAAAGGCCAGTTCGATATTCTCTCGACTTGCCACTCCCAAGAAGGCCGCTGTGGCTCCCTCACCAGTTGCTGCCAAGAGTGCTCAAAAACCAACAGTCTCTTTGGTTCAGCCACCACCCAAGTCGAGTTTTGACACATTGTCCAAGTCTGGCTCTGTCAGCAGCCTAACCTCTAGTGCGTCCAAAGCGTCGGACTTGAGGCGCCGAATCATCAGTCCCCGAAGCTtcagcaaagtcaagtctaTTCTTCGAGGAAGCAAGAACACTCCAGAGCAAGGAATGAGTGCTATTCCCCACCCTCAAATCTCACAGACGCCTGGTCCGCCCAGAGTAAACAAGGAGCTCCCTCCAGTCCCATTGACAACACCGCGTCGGAAACTGACGAAACGCGTAACGTTCACGCCAGAAGTCGTAACCGCTGTGAATGCGCAAAATTCTCCTTCGCCACAGAGACCTAGCGGCTTCAAACTTCGACCAGCCTTGAAGACTATTGAGACGCATTACCCAGCTCTGGACGAAGTTTTGACTGATTCAACTGCCAGCCATTCTTTGTACCCTGATCTCTCGCCCCTCAAGCATCTCGTGGACTTTCAATCACGCCGAGCCATATCCGGGTCCCCGTCGATGCCCGGCACCTTCACCTTCCGCAGCGACCACACTATCAAGTTTGGCGACGCTGCATCCACTGGCTTTGGTGCCTCTCCTGGTCAATCTAGTGTTCGGCATGTTAGTGGCCCAGCCGTTTCTAGCAATATGCCCGGCAGTTTCCCAGTTCCGCCTTCCCCAAGTTCTCACCCTAACAAGGAAAACAAGGCACCGTCTCCCATTAAATTGCTATCAGGGACGGCTCATGGCATGCAAAACAAGAAACGTCATCGAGCCACcgccgatgaagatgacttCGATGCTGAGCGAGCCGCCAAGAAACGGAGGAATGAGAATGTCCCAGAGGGCCAGGCTCTGCTGGCACCTAGACTGATCAAGGCCGCATCTGCTAATGCTACCAAGACCAATCGGCTGACAAAGACTCCTGGTAAGACTGCAACCAGCCGAACTCCCGGGGCCACACCGGTTCGCGCTCCCGTATCAGCAACCCCGACAAAGAAAGCAGGTGGCCTCAGCATAAGCCGCCTCAATATGTTGGCCCGACCAAAGAGCCGTGTTTAG
- a CDS encoding MEAB protein (similar to Metarhizium acridum CQMa 102 XP_007814603.1) — protein sequence MAEEMSIDNKPNPPRDESDDSVDSTPEREQNASAPVSGNSNNAVQDAQQPKRKGGRKPIYATSEERKQRNRQAQAAFRERRTEYIKQLEETIRVHESNLHNLQSAHRNAADECLMLRYKNSLLERILLEKGIDVQAELQAKADSPNLGPAHVPQNMVQPPPIQRPIMNRQHHNRKSNSSIAPKLEPGSGLQAHKSATSPKNRPTPSSHSNSPSNGGSNFSPAPSDSASMRGSISGLARQQLSLGGAAQPSRTSLLQSGTPRSVAGAGASFYPTPAFQSQVEPLDTDYDNQADMVDDSEIETPSGHGGFGAAFNSDTTQPMLLSPTSTGPAHHEQGGHQASVSNHHFPSMTQLLDHQNLDWDPFGLSASMAFPSQQFPFDQASMR from the exons ATGGCCGAAGAGATGTCCATCGATAACAAGCCCAACCCTCCCCGCGACGAGTCTGACGACTCTGTCGATTCAACTCCCGAAAGAGAGCAAAACGCCTCTGCACCCGTCTCTGGTAACAGCAACAATGCTGTCCAAGACGCCCAGCAGCCGAAGCGGAAGGGTGGTCGCAAACCG ATCTATGCTACTTCAGAGGAGCGCAAGCAGCGCAACCGGCAGGCACAGGCTGCGTTCCGTGAGCGCCGGACTGAGTACATCAAACAGCTTGAGGAGACTATTCGGGTACACGAATCCAACTTGCACAACCTCCAATCCGCTCATCGCAATGCCGCCGACGAATGCTTGATGCTTCGGTATAAGAACTCGCTGCTTGAGCGAATTCTTCTCGAGAAAG GCATCGATGTTCAGGCCGAATTGCAAGCCAAGGCCGACAGTCCCAATCTCGGGCCTGCGCATGTTCCCCAGAACATGGTGCAACCGCCTCCAATTCAGAGACCTATCATGAATCGTCAGCATCACAATCGGAAGTCAAACTCTAGCATTGCCCCGAAACTAGAGCCAGGATCCGGCTTACAAGCTCACAAATCCGCCACCTCTCCTAAGAACCGTCCCACGCCATCATCCCACTCCAACTCACCCAGCAATGGCGGTTCAAACTTTTCTCCTGCCCCGTCTGACAGCGCTTCCATGCGAGGCTCCATCTCGGGGCTTGCTCGTCAACAACTCTCTCTTGGCGGTGCTGCTCAGCCTTCTCGAACCTCTTTGCTGCAATCTGGTACACCCCGCAGTGTCGCCGGTGCGGGAGCCTCCTTTTACCCAACCCCGGCGTTCCAAAGCCAGGTTGAACCACTCG ACACCGACTATGATAACCAAGCCGACATGGTTGACGACTCTGAAATTGAGACCCCCAGTGGGCATGGTGGATTTGGcgccgccttcaacagcGACACCACTCAGCCGATGCTGCTCTCTCCCACCTCGACTGGCCCTGCCCATCATGAGCAAGGGGGACATCAGGCGTCGGTGTCAAACCACCACTTCCCATCCATGACTCAGCTGCTCGACCACCAGAACCTCGACTGGGACCCCTTCGGACTGAGCGCCAGCATGGCTTTCCCCAGTCAACAATTCCCATTTGACCAGGCGAGCATGCGATGA